In Megachile rotundata isolate GNS110a chromosome 10, iyMegRotu1, whole genome shotgun sequence, the sequence TTTCTAAACGCGAAAGTATAAACAGTTAGAAAAGCTGCGgtgtaaaaaatgaaacttgaaaAGTAGCTTTCCCGATTCCAAAGACGTTGGAGCACTGTTATCGATTACGCACCGAAAGGATTCGATGATGCAGGCGCGCAGATACTTGGCCTTTCGTAAATTTTCGATGGTGAGGTCACAACCAGGAGGAGCCAAAGAGCAGCTTTCTTCGTACAGTTTGGCTTGCACCGCTGGATTACGCCCGATCAGATCGAACAAGAAGACCAGAGTGTTTCCTAGCTGCACGAAACGAATGTACGAATGATCGTCGGCGAACATCGATCTCTTCCGCGACTGCGATTTCACTCACCGTGTGTATACCAGCCGCTATGAAGTCGACGATTGCTGCCTTCTTATCTCGTACGTCGAGACTCTTCTGCCTCAATATGGATTGAAACACTGCTTCCACAGATTCGTCTTTGGCATCGTCTCGCTTCTCCCATATCGTGGCTTCCACGATGTCCGATATGATACTGGAAACGAAACAGTACTCTTGAACCGTTCGGGCTGCAAAATTGACTAATTTCGAGATATAGACGCACTTGTATATGGTATCCTCGCTTTCTATCAGCTGTTTGTACGCGGACGTAGGCAGCAGCTTCCAAAGCGGCAAACCGTAAAAAGCGTCTCGCGATGCGGTGAAATGAACCCTGACCGCTTCCGCCAATCTGCTCGCGATTTCGCTGCTGGAGTCTGGCTTTAAGAAGCCGAGGTGTCTTCCCAAGATCAGAGTACACGTACCTGAAGAAATAGAAACGCGATTGCAGCCACGCCGAAGAGAGAACGAATCGTACGGCGAGAAACACGGCTTACTCTCGAGTCCCATTTTATAGGCGAGCTCCTCGAAACCCGTTACTTTGTATCCCATCGTTCTTTGCCGACGGATCAGGTCAACGAAGGAATCAGCCACCACGTTCAGAGCCGGGAAGAAGCCAAGGACGGTGTTGGCTCCCGTCAATTCTGACGTAAGAGCGGTCCGAAGATCGTGCCACGTTTGTCCCTGTCTATCGAATTGTTCGTTCATTTAAACCGACCGGATCTTTGTCGAAGATCACGCGAGATTCTGCGAATCTAGTGTCGGTACTCACTCGTTGACTAAACCGAGATTCGTGTAGCGATCGTGACGGGTTCGACGATAATGGGATATCACTTCCTGCGGAGGGCGAAGCGGATACCTCGGACTTCGTCGTAGAACGGTCTCGATGTCTTGACGAGAGAACACGGAAATCACCGGAAAATTCCATAATGCCTCCTCTTTACACAACGCTCCGTACCGTCGATTCAAATCTATTCTTGAATCAGAGAAAAATCGCGTTGAAGCGTCCGCAAACGATTCTATTTAATTGCCTCCGGAACGTCTCAAAATGTTCACAAGTACCATATAAGTCTGGCCGTTCGCGGAGTGTACGTCGTTGCGTCAAAGTCAAACTTCTTACCTTTGTAAGCGTCGTGAATCTTGTTCAAAGTATAGGATCCGAAGCCGGAGAATATCCACCTGGTTCCAAGAATCGGCAAGGAGTACGGTCCTGGCACATCCGAGACCGTCTTAAATTTCCTTCGGTCCGTCACTTCGACCGGAGCTGGCAAGCATCGACGCGAAAACTCGTTACATTTGAAGCGCGTGACGCGTGCGTTGGTTTTATTGGAGGAGCGCAAAAGATGTTCTAAGGTCGAAGGATGCGAGGTCGACGACGACCTTGCTTAACGCCACGAACCTTCGAGCTTAGAAAGGCGGTTGTCCGCGATCGTACACGCGCGGTTGCTTCGAAACGAAGGTCGTTCTTCGAACGCCCCTACGAAACGCAATTTCTCCGCGCTCTTGTGCCTTCCTTTCAACGTTCCCTATTTCCGACGCGTCGCGACAAATTTTCTTTTCGCGACGCGAGTAAACACGCGTTCGACCGATATCTATTATCTGTTTTCCATTTGACAAGGCGCGACACTCGATTCAAACGGTATTTATAAAACTAAGGCTATCTTTCGTGGTATCGGGTCATTCGATGAATAATGTCGTTCAGAAATAACGCACGGTGGAACTATTTTTTCCGATTTTATCCCGCGTTGCGGACATGCACTTTTTTTCTTGTGAAAATTGTCTCGTTTCGAACAGCGATCGTGGCGTTAATCGAGCTCGTTATTTCGCGAAAAAGGATCAAGATCGATCGTTAACGAAGAGACTCACCGTTGGTCCTGTGCGAAGCTCCGCTCCAGAACCACCAGACTGGCCGATAGCTAGTCGCGAAGATCAACGTCGTCAAGAGTGCCGCTGCTATTATCTCGAACCAAGCGCTCGAAATTAACATCTCGAAACGTTCTGCCAAAATTCCTACGCAAACGCGAACAGAATCTCAACTCTTTCCCTTGTTCTCTTTTATACCACCTTTTCGCCGATCGCGACGTCGGAACGACCGATTTTTATCTTCGCTGGAAAGGTACACAACGTACGGTAAACGGATTACACGGGCGTTTTTTATTGCGTTGATAAAGAAATAGCGCACACGTGGTCGACTGTGTACACTTCAAATCTCGGCGCGTATCGGTGAATGGCAGTGGTCGGAAGAGACGTTTTCGCATAATTCTTGAATAAACGCGTTTCGATAAACGTTAGCTCGAGAACTAACCGTTAATCGAACCGCGTTCTTCCGTCGTTCCTAGCAAAACGCGAGCGAACCATCGGATTTCTCCGTATTCTTCGCTCGAACGAGCTAACCACCGATGGAACGCGAACTCGCGACCGATGATCGGGACTCGATAATACTGGTAAATCGCGGATGGGTAATGATCAGACTCAAGATGCGTACAACGAACGCGAAGCGCTTCGATTTACCGATGTTATTCGCGATACAGGATCACTCGCTGCCGTCGTCTACATAGAAATCGAATAGCTGTTCAGATTAATTGACTATCAGCGAGTATAAACTTTCGTGAGGAAGCGAAAAAAGGCGGAATTAGTTAACGCGACTCGCATCAGCGTTTGGTACGAGTTGACTGACTGTCCCACTGTTATTTACGGATTGCGCGTTTCTTCTATTTGCGGTACGCACCGATAACGCGTATCGTCGCCGATGACCCTGCTCTTTCTTTGACTCGCTAATCTCGAAACTGTTACACGGATCGAGGagaaaatacccaaataccgACTACTGCCTCACGATACGCTCACTCGTACACGATCCACGCGGAAACAACGATCCATCGAACGAACCGCGAATGTCGTTGAAacccttcttttttcttttctctgaCAAACTCGTCGTAACACGCGACGCGACTCGATGTCGCAACGTTTCACGACTCGGGTCGTGAAAGCGCCTTCAGACACCTCTAaccgttttctttttttcgatGCTTTTTTCCAGCCGAGTCAAATTCATTTGCACGTTCGTTCCCCGAAATATCTTCGCGACTCGAATTTGAACCGCACCGCTATCTAAATCGCGGTTATTTACCGAACGAAGCAACGCGTCACCggatatttttgtttttatcgcTCTCGCCCGATATTTCGTGGCAACTTCGAACGATCGATATACGGAAATGCGGAAATTACAGGAGAAAGTGCCACGCGAGGTGAAACACGGAAAAATATTAGGCGCGAAAACGTATCGATTCTCCTTACGGATCTCGATCATATCGAACGCGATACAATCGTCGCTACAACGCCCAACTTCTGCTCAACTTCTGTTGTCAATATCGCGTGCGGAACAATCGAATAACTACCGCTACTCGTCACGCATGACCGACAGAGACAACGAATATGGGTAATCGTAATCGCGTACGAAGACGAACCAACGAACCGGTGAAACAGTAACTCGGTTTCGCGATAAACACAGATGGAGGAGGCGCGTTTCTCCGATTTCGATAATCGATCCGCGTTGTTTCCATATCATTGTCTCTTCTTCGTTCGCCAGAACTTCAACGAGAATACAAAACGCGAAGCTTCGATGAAAGTTGAACGTTTATCTCGTTAGTCTAGCCTGCGTGCCTGTCGTTCGAGTATTTATGCTCGCTAACTCGCCGATAAACGCTTTCTAACACGCGTACACGATATATAGCAGTTACCAATGTACGTATTTATTTTTGGCGCGCGTCATCCGGATATATCGCGTTCGCGCCACGGCGTTCATTGTTCACCCGGTCGATACGTACGAACAAACGATTCGTACAATGTTTCGTCTGATCTTCGATACAAAAAAAGACGCGGCTCAAACGAATATCGGCTCGTTAGCTGACTTTCGTTCACGCATCAAACGCGGTCCCCCTCGCGATCACCCACGCATTAAAAACGCGTAACGCGTAAACGAAAATCTGTTACAGTTACTGTAAAGTAAATTTTTATCACTTTTTCGCGTTCGAAGATTTTGAAACGTAACATAGAACCGACAAAACATGTTTCACTAAAAATCAATGAGGACCCAGGATGATAAAACCGATACGAAAAAAAGATTTCTTCCAGGTAAGTTAACGAACGTTTACGCGTAAAGTAAGCGTTGATTTGCCACTGCAACCACGTGCTCACAGAACGCGTCTCGCACTATTTATCTTCAATGCGCGTATTAACCCTTTAAATTAACTGTAGTTCGCGTGAATCTAAAACCATATCGTAAAAACAATGTTTTAATATCGGTGTAAAATAAACTGCTTGATTTCCGAAATTCGATGGATATAGCAAAATTCGCGTGATGTGCTCGTTTGTAAGTGCGCTAGTGTGTCAGTGTGTTCGTGTGCTCGTGGTCACAGGTGGCGATCGATCCGCGGATAAAATCGAGACAAGACGTTCTTGTACTTACGAAGGGTGCTCGTACTCTGAAGTACAGGTAAAAAGAGACACCAAACGTCGTCGCCGATGATTGTACCGTGGCGGTAGCAACGGTAGTGGTGACGGCAGCGGTGGTGGTGGTTatagtggtggtggtggtgatggTGCCGATGGTAGTGGCGGGAGTCGTACTGGTGGTATGGTGGTGCGCATTGTTGGCGGCGATGATGGTGCTAATGACGATGAATAGTAGTTTCACACCGATCGCGCCTTTCGATAAGACATCGATTTATGTCGACGAATTACTTCTATCGCGGtaagaaaaaaataagaataaaaaaaaagcgcaactaaaaaatgaacgaAATAACGTGGAGGAGGCGAACAGATATTCGGCAGATCTAGTCTAAGAAGTCGAGGAGGTGTATTTAGCCGTTGATCGAAAAGTTGCTATAATTTTTATGCTTGTTCGATCCGCGTTGGGTATAAAAAAACGGAGTTTCGCTCCGTATACGTTCCACGTTTAATTCTTAGTTCCCTGTATGTATGTATTCCGTTCGCACGCCTCGCCGTTTCTTTGTTAGGTTGAATTCATTGGACCCAAACGGTACATGATTCGATCATCTTCGACAAAGAGGATAAGTTACCTTGGAGGGGAGATTCGGCACTAGAACAATCGTGGAACGTTCGACAGATGGCGCGACAAGACATCGCGATCGACGAACTTTCAGAAATGCGAGGATTCACTGACCGGTTACATTCGATACATGCTTGGTAACTTTCGATCGATTTCCTCGTTTGTCGAATCTCGTCGATATCATTGACCATTTGAAACAAAATTTACAGCGTACATTTGCGCGTATTTATAATTCTTCGcggagaagaaaagaagaaacactCATGATCGAATAAGAACAAAGAAGTCATCGTTACgcaattaagaataaaaataaataaaaatatatccaAGTTGAATGTTTCTTCTCCTCTTGATAAACATACGATAAGACCGCAACGAACCGCATCGCATAGAACAAACTAGATTCAGTAAGGGGAAATAAGGTAGATGTATTCGTAATAAGCATGAACATACACCGATCGGAACTAGCTTCgaacgaaattaaataaaacaagttCGTGTTCCGACAGCGATAAAGAGGAATCACCGAATTTCGATGACAAATGCTTCGACTTCGTTTTATTACAATAGTCATTCATTTGAACTATCGCGACAACGTTGCGGACTAACGTAACgtttagaaattacaaaagATAGAAATCGAAGAAAAATTTTTACAAGAATGTTTGTTGCGCTAATCGTATTAAATTCGCTGCAGCAAAATATACAACGTAACCGTTCCACCAGAAGATTCGGAAAGGTCCCGTTAGCAAATATGCTTGTGTAAGTAAAAATGGCATGTATACGGTATACGGGAATAATCTGAGGGCAGCAGCGTGCAACGGTACGGAACGGTTGCGCGTGTACATGCGAGTACGAATGGTGTATCAGTTCGACGCGGCCACGGCGTACCGAAGATGGTCAACCAACCAGGAAGCGATCGCCAACAAACTGGTCACTCGCCGGAATTCTGTTTGTCGCGATTACGCGCTGCCAAGCTTTTTAACGTCTCAACGATCGCGTCTTTCGTACCATCTGCTTATGACTAAGTACACCAAAGAGCTTGAAGTATAGATATTAAGATCCATTTAAGGCCAGAGATTCGTAGAATAGGAATGTTCTTCTTTATCTCTGTTGGTCACGACCACGCGCGTTCGATCGAACAATTTATCGTCCATAAAATTATTCGAACTTATTTTCTTTGCGATGGCAAAGCACTTTCGATGTCTTCAAATTTGATCACTGTAAATCGTATCGACGAAAATGAATGGTACAACTTCCGTGAAAATATCGATATTTGGATCCAAACTTCGTCCGAGACCTTCGATCACTGCAATGCTCAATATCACGCTGCTAAAGGATCCGTCCTGTTTAACTCTATAGCGAATCATCGCGTTGAATAATTCGGTTACAATGGTGCTCACGTTCATCTATAACAATTCCGAGAACAATCGATGAAAAGAATCGTGATTTTTCACGGATCAaatggaaattttgtaaaattacctACGTTCATTCTACTCTCACGATGCGTGTTCACAATGTCCTTTATCGTACGCTTGAAACCGTCTGGATCTGGAGACGCGTGTGAACTATGATCCAGGATGTATTCTGCTGCCAATTCACCCTAACAGAAATAAAGGGAGGAAACAATTAACGTATCTGCCGTTTCCAACAAACGGCGATAAACGGAAGAGGAAGGAAAGAATAATTCCTGTACATACGTCGCCCATGAGCACCGAACGAAAGACGTCTTTCAGATTTTGCCGACAGCGATCGTTCAGGGATACCACTAAGCCGCAATCGAGAATGACTAAACGTGGTTGGTTACGATCGATATATTTCCAAAACCAAGCACCAGTTTTTCTCGTTGGTGCGTAATTCGTTTGCACCAATATATTACCAGGATGTAAATcacaatgaataaaattatcacTAAATACCTGTAAAGTATTATCGGTAATTCTGCAACCTCCGTCGTATACATTAGTCGTAAATAAAGCTCAaaccattttcaaaattgttttgATTCCTATTTTAGCTAGTATTCCTTGGAATTTAGTATCGTCGTATTTGACATAGTCGGTAATAGGGGCACCGTCGTGATAGCTTTCTACGAGTATTTCACGTTGCGTGAAATTTGTGTAAGGTCGTGGAAAAACGACGTCTttctttttatcaaaattacgcGAAAATTTAATTAGATTCGCGGCCTCCAAATTCATGTCAACCTTTTACAAACATTACATAAATTCTAGTattgtaattacaatttatacGATCAAAACACTCACTTGATTTTCCATTATTTGCGAAAATTCGTTGATACAGTCGGTCAAACTAAGCCATTTCAATTGTGGCATTATGTATGTgacacatttacaaattcctttCATGATAGAAAGATCTCTTctaaaagaaagaagagaacgTCGTTGGGTAAACGATCGTTTAAAGATCAATCGATAAGAATGTTTAAAGAAAATTCGATTGGTAAGGTACCTCAATTGTTCTTTAATTCCGGGATGCAAAACTTTTACTGCCACTGGTTGCAAAtttcttttatacatataatcacGTTCGATTCCGTCGTTTCCATTCAGTTTTTTACCTAAAAtgaaattactcttattttgagGAAACAATTTTCGTTAAGCTTAAGGACTGATTTTCGTACACGTATGTCATCTATTTACCGATGTAGGTGACGAGCGAGCCGAGTTTGAAATATTCTACAACTGTAAGAAGATTCGATTAAAATGCACGATATACGCGCGAATGCGAAAATTATTCGAGAACATCCATTTTTAATGTTGAAAGTTTATGGTGGAACATGATACGTGATATCCTAACTAAAATACCATTTGTTTCCTCtagtaaaataatttacttCGAACGAATGCAGATATTTGTGGTTCCTGCGTTACTTCCAGTCGAGCATTCAGATCCACCCATGCCTTGTATACCTAGTGAGGAAATCTAATCTGAATCGTGCCAACGTAAAAAGTATACATACAATAATATATGCACGTAACGTATCGAAGCGATCGAACTCCtatattttccttttatttttctacCTGACCACAACATCCTGATCCTATTGGTGATTCATCTTCGAATTTTACGAATACTTTATTCCAGTTTGAACCGTAAATAGATTGGAGCAATTGCTTGGTATAGATCCAGGAATGAGGAGAAGCGGTCCGTTGCAGTTGCGAAAGCGTGTGACAAATATTCTCGGGAAACAAATCCTTTCGCGTAGATGCCCATTgaccaaattttataaaaatcggCCCAAGGAATTCGATACCTGCAATTCGtgtagtaaaatatttaatgatttattgATTTCCTTCAAATTTGTCCTCTGCGTAAATCAAACGATTACACGTGACGTAAGCTACATCTATACTTTAATCGAGCAATTACTTTTTCGCAGAATTGTCGGAAATACGTGTTCATGTGTAAAACGTGTAACAAAGTATGCAACGGTTAGTCCAACGATGACAGATCCTATCATAAAAATTCTAGCTACGATTAAAATACCACCGAATAAACTATAACGTTCCGCATCGTTCGCCAATGATATGCCATCTTGTATTCGTACTCGATGTTCGGGCTTGTAAGAGAGAATCAGAATAGCATGAACTGCCTTCTTCGAACCTCCAAAATTGATGTTCTTTACCACCGATCGGTGAAATTGAATCCCTGTTAGACATTCTCTCACCCTCTTTCCTCCTCGACTTTCAAGTAATTTTTTTACACGAAGTGCTCgcgaaaaattcaaataaatagcCATTACCAATCGTTTTTAGTTTTGAACTTTGCCATGATGAACAATCAATTATCTTACTAAGTATGTTATTTTCGTGAAAATTCCGTGGAAACAAGTTACTTCCAACACATCGTTAAAATCAAATCAAGataatataacatttatatGGTAAAggttaaattacaattaaacactgcattataaatttatatgccTATCTTCTGTAATAATTGATAAGTCTCTAAAATATATACACGTtccaaaataattatatataattacaattaaattaaatatatttcattgtGTCTCGAGTGGTAACACTGCCCTAATAAATTTGCGTGCTAGACGATCTTTCTCAGAGGGATAAAATAGGCTATCCGTTTTAACATGTAACGTTTTCTAATTGAAGCGCTTAACGTGCGTCgagaatatttaataaacggTACAAATTTTGAGATGAAAAGTGCGAAAAGTAATCGCAGTTCAATCAGTAACAGATTCGGTTGTGTTTATATTTTCCTAACCAAACCTGACTGTTAATATTAAGAACAATTTTCATTGATATTTTCTAACGATAATCTAGAAACACTGTAATATTTTTGGACAAATCCccgtatgtatgtatttatagcATATTTAAGAATAAGATTAAgtaaattattgtttttgtgAAATGTATCGTTTAATTTGATAAACTTCTATTACAGGAGAATTGactgaattttataaatgataaaatatgaaatatagaaTATAAGATCAAAAgatgaatatattatattaacaagATATTGATGCTATTGGCAATTGCTATTGTGcacaaacataaattaataacattGAATGATAAGAAACAATATCATGATGGAATATTCACTATggatatgaaataaaaataatttaacttgtTATGGATGGTAAAAAACATAAGATTCATCTTTTCAAAAGTACCATAACTAAAGgaataaatattatgtaatatcaGATAAATACATGGTTTatcaatgttaatataaatataaaagatgCCAACGATAGCCAGTTCCTCCTTAACATATGAGATTCTTATGTACCTCAATTCCTTTTATTTTGGCATGTTTGCTATATGTGAATTAGGTATGGGATTTTTCAAAGCTGCAAATCTGCCCTCGCCTGGTACAAGCACAACATTGATAGAGTTTGCGTTATTGTTTTTCCTCATTATCACAGAAGGTGCTAGAATTTACCTTGGAAGAAAAGGAAACTTGACAGAACATGGATTACCAATTCTTATTGGAGTCATTTTAACAGTACCCAGTGCATTGGCaacattgtattttttaatCTGGCAAAATTATGTACTGAGATTAGAAGTAATTCTTTGTAGCATACAGTTGGTACTTCTAGCAtctgaattaattatttcaatcttGTGCCTTATAGCTATTTATCGACCCTCGCCTCCTGACGAATAAACGAATTTTATCAAAAAGGTAAAAAAAAGATTTATAACATTATATATTGTCTTTTTGTGTATTGATATAAATTAAAACTGTTTTACATATTAAACTGTGCATCTTAATTTTAATACCTTCAATCTTGTATCAgtgataagtaaataaatatatggatgtttaacaaattaacattgtACGCAATAGCTCGCACGTAAAATTTCacgatattatttattaatacgttttagtaaaaattatacatttgttCGTCTCTATCTGATATTTAtagcaaaataaatatttcgttaATAAATAACGAATGTTTGCAAAATAATCAGTTTTAATACGTATTTCAAAGCTATTTTTCACTTAAAAATACGTCATGGAGtagtgaatatttattataaatatttaataagtaaatgacctttttctttttaaatgtaTGTGACATACGCATACAGATTTTAtgactgaaaatacttaataaaatatgtgtgcATTTAAAAGGAAAACACGcaacattttatagaatttgTATCTACAGTTCCACCCTATGAATTAATCTTTTATACTAGTCGCTGCAGCTCTACGCCTTCTAATCGCACGTAGTCGATTGTTACAGTAAATTCGCAAAAATACCGAACCAAATACCAATAATATACCAATTATGCCAATAACTGTTACACGATGATGATATATCAAGCAGGATAACAATATGGCCAAAccctaaaaaaaattaatattttaataaaaataattggatATGCTATTCATAGCGATATCTGTAAAAGATTACTACCTGTCGTATAGTCATCATAATAACGAACGTTACTggtccaaatttagaaattgtataaaaaatatataactgaCCACTTGCAGAACAAATCGATATAAGTAAGCAATCCATGATGAATCTAGGATACTGTATAATAAAACAAACTGTAAGAACTGTAAGCTGGtactaaaatttcattttacagcATTTTCTGGAATTCAAGTCACCTTTGTCATGAAAGATAGTATGAGAGGAAAACTAGATTGCTGAAATAAAGATAGTGCAGTTAACAAGCAGGAAAACATATTAACTGCACACATCATTTGTACGCTTGTTGCACCGTATTCCACGAATAATGCATTTTGCCAAGTACTTGTAAAACTATCTAACAATAAGTAGCCTCCTAAGAGAATAACACCAGAGGCAGTAGTAGCTCCATCTACaaacaatgaaataataataatagatgtaaaaataattttacattaataacgcAACAGAAGTTTTACCATTTTTATGATCAGAACTATCTAACATAAATAATGTCATTCCAATAGAAATAAGTATTGCTGTAACATATTCATAATACTCATACGTGGtttgagaaattatttttcCCATTATCATTACTGGAATGATTTTCGAAGCTTTTGCTAATACCTACAATAACACACAGCTATTGCATTACAAATTTCTCGTGGCATAAgttgaagaaaaatataataaataataactacCTGTGTTGGGAAACTAACATATTTTAAAGCTTCATATTGACACCAACTGCTCATAATATTTGATAAAGAGCAAAACGCATATTTATAGAGAGGTGCTTTATGTTGAGGTTGcctttgaattaataaatataatcctGACATCAAAAATGCGAGAATCCGGTTTATAAACACTAAAAATTGAGAGTCTTGAAATCGATCTTTGTTACCAGCAACATTTTCATACTCctgaaaaacaaatttattcgtaccataaaaatttctaagtcataaatatattaatgaaattaattgtgTAAGTTATTAGTAACAATATTATGTCCTAATAATTTTAACTGTACTGTGTAATTTATTCTGCAACTTGTGCTTAAATCGtcttcaaataatattaaataattatgtttcaGATGAAATGTAACTGAACATC encodes:
- the shd gene encoding cytochrome P450 family 24 subfamily A member shade isoform X1; protein product: METTRIDYRNRRNAPPPSVFIAKPSYCFTGILAERFEMLISSAWFEIIAAALLTTLIFATSYRPVWWFWSGASHRTNAPVEVTDRRKFKTVSDVPGPYSLPILGTRWIFSGFGSYTLNKIHDAYKDLNRRYGALCKEEALWNFPVISVFSRQDIETVLRRSPRYPLRPPQEVISHYRRTRHDRYTNLGLVNEQGQTWHDLRTALTSELTGANTVLGFFPALNVVADSFVDLIRRQRTMGYKVTGFEELAYKMGLESTCTLILGRHLGFLKPDSSSEIASRLAEAVRVHFTASRDAFYGLPLWKLLPTSAYKQLIESEDTIYKCVYISKLVNFAARTVQEYCFVSSIISDIVEATIWEKRDDAKDESVEAVFQSILRQKSLDVRDKKAAIVDFIAAGIHTLGNTLVFLFDLIGRNPAVQAKLYEESCSLAPPGCDLTIENLRKAKYLRACIIESFRKIPTTTCIARILDEPLELSGYRLNAGTVVLLHTWIAGLNEDNFKDASEYLPERWLTPVAPHSPLLVAPFGAGRRICPGKRFVELALQLILAKIVREFEIIVDEELGLQFEFILAPKSPVVLGFRDRSLKA
- the shd gene encoding cytochrome P450 family 24 subfamily A member shade isoform X2; the encoded protein is METTRIDYRNRRNAPPPSVFIAKPSYCFTGILAERFEMLISSAWFEIIAAALLTTLIFATSYRPVWWFWSGASHRTNAPVEVTDRRKFKTVSDVPGPYSLPILGTRWIFSGFGSYTLNKIHDAYKDLNRRYGALCKEEALWNFPVISVFSRQDIETVLRRSPRYPLRPPQEVISHYRRTRHDRYTNLGLVNEQGQTWHDLRTALTSELTGANTVLGFFPALNVVADSFVDLIRRQRTMGYKVTGFEELAYKMGLESTCTLILGRHLGFLKPDSSSEIASRLAEAVRVHFTASRDAFYGLPLWKLLPTSAYKQLIESEDTIYNIISDIVEATIWEKRDDAKDESVEAVFQSILRQKSLDVRDKKAAIVDFIAAGIHTLGNTLVFLFDLIGRNPAVQAKLYEESCSLAPPGCDLTIENLRKAKYLRACIIESFRKIPTTTCIARILDEPLELSGYRLNAGTVVLLHTWIAGLNEDNFKDASEYLPERWLTPVAPHSPLLVAPFGAGRRICPGKRFVELALQLILAKIVREFEIIVDEELGLQFEFILAPKSPVVLGFRDRSLKA
- the shd gene encoding cytochrome P450 family 24 subfamily A member shade isoform X4, with translation MLISSAWFEIIAAALLTTLIFATSYRPVWWFWSGASHRTNAPVEVTDRRKFKTVSDVPGPYSLPILGTRWIFSGFGSYTLNKIHDAYKDLNRRYGALCKEEALWNFPVISVFSRQDIETVLRRSPRYPLRPPQEVISHYRRTRHDRYTNLGLVNEQGQTWHDLRTALTSELTGANTVLGFFPALNVVADSFVDLIRRQRTMGYKVTGFEELAYKMGLESTCTLILGRHLGFLKPDSSSEIASRLAEAVRVHFTASRDAFYGLPLWKLLPTSAYKQLIESEDTIYKCVYISKLVNFAARTVQEYCFVSSIISDIVEATIWEKRDDAKDESVEAVFQSILRQKSLDVRDKKAAIVDFIAAGIHTLGNTLVFLFDLIGRNPAVQAKLYEESCSLAPPGCDLTIENLRKAKYLRACIIESFRKIPTTTCIARILDEPLELSGYRLNAGTVVLLHTWIAGLNEDNFKDASEYLPERWLTPVAPHSPLLVAPFGAGRRICPGKRFVELALQLILAKIVREFEIIVDEELGLQFEFILAPKSPVVLGFRDRSLKA
- the shd gene encoding cytochrome P450 family 24 subfamily A member shade isoform X3, which produces MIEIRILAERFEMLISSAWFEIIAAALLTTLIFATSYRPVWWFWSGASHRTNAPVEVTDRRKFKTVSDVPGPYSLPILGTRWIFSGFGSYTLNKIHDAYKDLNRRYGALCKEEALWNFPVISVFSRQDIETVLRRSPRYPLRPPQEVISHYRRTRHDRYTNLGLVNEQGQTWHDLRTALTSELTGANTVLGFFPALNVVADSFVDLIRRQRTMGYKVTGFEELAYKMGLESTCTLILGRHLGFLKPDSSSEIASRLAEAVRVHFTASRDAFYGLPLWKLLPTSAYKQLIESEDTIYKCVYISKLVNFAARTVQEYCFVSSIISDIVEATIWEKRDDAKDESVEAVFQSILRQKSLDVRDKKAAIVDFIAAGIHTLGNTLVFLFDLIGRNPAVQAKLYEESCSLAPPGCDLTIENLRKAKYLRACIIESFRKIPTTTCIARILDEPLELSGYRLNAGTVVLLHTWIAGLNEDNFKDASEYLPERWLTPVAPHSPLLVAPFGAGRRICPGKRFVELALQLILAKIVREFEIIVDEELGLQFEFILAPKSPVVLGFRDRSLKA